A genomic stretch from Schistosoma haematobium chromosome 2, whole genome shotgun sequence includes:
- a CDS encoding hypothetical protein (EggNog:ENOG410WGSE~COG:S), whose translation MITTNQLMIKQLHNKPMDWKEGHLVKIPKKGDLSKCENYRGITLLSIPGKVFNILLLNRMKDAVDAQLRDQQAGFRKDRSCTDQIATLRIIVGQSVEWNSSLYINFIDYEKAFDSVDRRTLWKLLRHYGVPQKIVNIIRNSYDGLQCKVVHGGQLTDAFQVRTGVRQGCLLSPFLFLLVVDWIMKTSTSEGKHGIQWTAQNQLDDLDFADDLALLSRTHEQMQIKTVNVAAVSASVGLSIHKGKTKVLEFKAENSNPITLDGETLEDVESFTYLGSIVDGQGGSDADVKARIGKARVAFLQLKNIWNSKQLSTNIKVRIFNTNVKAVSSTVWS comes from the coding sequence ATGATCACCACAAATCAATTAATGATAAAGCAACTCCATAACaagccgatggactggaaagaaggacacctcgtcaagattccaaagaaaggagatctgagcaaatgtgaaaactacagaggcataacactactgtcaataccagggaaagtcttcaacatattgttgctgaaccggatgaaggatgcagtagacgcccaacttcgagatcaacaagctggattccgtaaggatcggtcgtgcacagaccaaattgcaacactacggatcatcgtcggacaatcagttgagtggaactcatcactatacatcaacttcattgattatgaaaaggcattcgacagtgtagataggaggacattatggaaacttcttcgacactacggagttcctcagaagattgtcaatattatacggaactcatacgacggactacagtgcaaggtcgtgcatggaggacagctgacagatgcattccaagtaaggaccggtgtcagacaaggctgtttactctctcccttcctctttcttctggtggtcgactggattatgaaaacctcgacatctgaaggaaaacacggcatacaatggacagctcagaaccaattagacgatctggacttcgcagatgacctagccctcctatcgcgtacacacgaacagatgcagataaagacagtcaatgtagcagcagtctctgcatcagtaggcctcagtatacacaaagggaaaaccaaggtccttgaattcaaagcggagaacagcaatccaatcactcttgatggcgaaactctggaagatgtagaatccttcacatacctaggaagcatcgtcgatggacaaggaggttcagatgcagacgtaaaggcgaggatcggcaaagcaagggtcgcattcctacaattgaagaacatatggaactcaaaacaactttcaaccaatatcaaagtgagaatcttcaatacgaacgtcaaggcagttagttctactgtatggagctga